The genomic segment TGCGTTGACCATCCCCCAATTCCACTCTTTTGAGAGCATTAGGGAGAATGGCACTGCACTTTGTCTGGGAGAAACAGTTATCCTTACACGTGAGATTAACCCATTTATCTCGCGTCTCCGAAGTCATGGCATAAAGGTTACTGCTTTGCATAACCACTGGCTGTTTACCAATCCAAATCTGTGGTATATCCACTATGAAAAGATTGAGAGACCGTTGGTTTTCGCCAGAGCTGTACGCGATGCTCAGGGTGTGTTAACGAAAAGGATTGTACGCCCCGTTGTTCGTAGAAAAAAAAGATAAGAAAGCGATGGCGGTTGGTGCTGCCCAGAGAATCCAATATGACCTTGGTTGAAGAAATGCAATTCGCATCGGTTGCGTTATAAAAAATGGAGTTCATGTAAAAGGCACAATTCTCTCTTCTGATCAAGATCTATGTCCGACGAATCGATCCGGGGGTCCTTTCCCGGAACCTTGGTACCAGCCCGGGGAAACAAGCGAGATGTGGGCAAGAAAAGAAGATGTCTTTCGAAAAGCCGCTGAATGGTATTATGACAACAATAATTAGGGGTAGATCAATATTTTGACCGTTTTATACGCTGGCCCACCTCACATGTTGAGCTTAGGAATCCGATCTTGTATCGGATTCTTCTTTTTTGTTGTTCTTTGGTCCCTAAAAATTATAGATTTTTATCTGTTAAAAATTCGTTCGTTTGAGTGCAAAGGCTTTCGAGTGATTGATTCACTTTTTAAACAATTTAAGCAAGTGTAAGGCTTTTTCCAAAAAGCAAAAAAATTTCTTAGAGGTGGTTGTATTTTACTTTGTTTTTTTACCTACAAGGGTGAAGGCGATGAGTTGAGCGCTCAAAATAGTCGCTAATAACAATACAAAGGAGTGTTATTATGTCAAATTTTTCTTTAGGCACAGGTGGAGCAAACCTTATCAAAAAACATGAGGGATTTTCCTTGAAATTTTATGGAGATCCTTATGGGTATCCAACAGTTGGATGGGGACATTTGATTACAAAGACTAAAACATATACTAAAAATACAACAGGTAATCCAAATGATTCTCTTCTATCCCAAGTACAAGCTGATGCTCTATCAAACTCTTTAAATCTAGGTTATACTTCACCAATTTCTCAGTCTAAGGCAGATTCTTTTTTTACTAGTGATACTGCAAAGGCTGTAAAGGCAGTAAATGATTTAAAACTTCCTACAGGTTGTCAATTTACACAATCTCAGTTTGATGCACTTGTTTCGTTAGCTTTTAATGCAGGTCCTGGGGTGCTAACAACCGATGATGTAGAAGCTATGCTTGCCCATGCGTTGATATATCCTTTTATTGGCCCACTTACACCAGCTCAAAGTGATACTTGTTCAAAATTAGTCAGCAAAGCATTTTCATATGATAAAAATTTGAAAACAAGAAGAAATGAAGAAGCAACTTTATTTTGTAAAGATATGAAATATACTCACAAATATCCAGTATATACACTATAGTTTAATCGTTTTACGACATTAACAAGAAAGGTCAGCCTAAAGGCTGACCTTTCTTGTTTAAAAAATTATATTCACAGGCATTTTCAGAATCGCTTATAGGATATCCTTACCTTCCTGGATAATTTCTATTC from the Brevibacillus brevis genome contains:
- a CDS encoding DUF1259 domain-containing protein, with product MEVCNLAISPLCRRFAQILNAEATVVNGVCTAQTLRTNIRATILGRRSNSALTIPQFHSFESIRENGTALCLGETVILTREINPFISRLRSHGIKVTALHNHWLFTNPNLWYIHYEKIERPLVFARAVRDAQGVLTKRIVRPVVRRKKR
- a CDS encoding lysozyme encodes the protein MSNFSLGTGGANLIKKHEGFSLKFYGDPYGYPTVGWGHLITKTKTYTKNTTGNPNDSLLSQVQADALSNSLNLGYTSPISQSKADSFFTSDTAKAVKAVNDLKLPTGCQFTQSQFDALVSLAFNAGPGVLTTDDVEAMLAHALIYPFIGPLTPAQSDTCSKLVSKAFSYDKNLKTRRNEEATLFCKDMKYTHKYPVYTL